The genomic window GGTCGCTACGGTGATCACGTCAAATTTGTTTGATCTTCGGCATTGGCGGGCTAATATGTCCGCCATGCGCTTTTTTGCTTTGACGTCTGCGGCACTGCCGCTCGCTCTGATCCTGCTCACCTCCGCCCTTCCGGCCGCCGCCGCGGAAAAGGACGTCATCGTCGAGCAGAAGAATGTCAACAGCTCGCCGAAACAGCGCCTCGACCAGCTCTTCAGCCAGCTGAAACGCGAGCGCGACCCCGACAAGGCCAGCGGCATCGCCAACGAAATCCGCATGGAATGGAACGATTCCGGCAGCGCCACGATCAATCTCTTGATGCAGTGGGCCGACAAGGCGATCGAGGAAAAACGCAATCCGGCCGCCCTCGACTTCCTCGACGAGGCAATCGCGCTGAAGCCGGATTATGCCGAGAGCTGGAATCGCCGCGCCACGCTGAATTTCATCATGGGCAACTATCGCAAGTCGATGTCCGACATCGAGCACGTGCTGGATCTTGAGCCGCGCCACTTCGGCGCGCTCTCCGGCATGGCGGCGATCCTCAGCAATGCTGGCAACGATCAGCTGGCCTTGAAGGCCTGGGAGCAGTTCC from Rhizobium sp. Pop5 includes these protein-coding regions:
- a CDS encoding tetratricopeptide repeat protein, whose protein sequence is MSAMRFFALTSAALPLALILLTSALPAAAAEKDVIVEQKNVNSSPKQRLDQLFSQLKRERDPDKASGIANEIRMEWNDSGSATINLLMQWADKAIEEKRNPAALDFLDEAIALKPDYAESWNRRATLNFIMGNYRKSMSDIEHVLDLEPRHFGALSGMAAILSNAGNDQLALKAWEQFLTIYPAERTAQEQLNTLSEKLAGNRT